In Bacteroides cellulosilyticus, the genomic stretch TTTGAAAGAACATGGAGAACAAGAAATAGCGTGGTAAAAAGCAATTCCTAATCAGAAAAAAAGATATCCCCTTCTACACTGAAGCATTCCGATAAATAAATCGTTTCAACAGTATAGAAGGGGATATTTTTTATGAAAAAGCAAATGCAGTGAAAGGAATATCAAATGGATTCTTAATACCATTTAATATTAGTCTGTGTCTGACTCTTCTTATCATATTTCAAATCTTGCAGAATACTGGCATTGGCACGGATAACGAAGCTATAGTACTTCCATGTACCAAATGGAGAAAGACTGGCAGACATGCTGAAACAGTGCAAGTCACGCGTTATATTGAAAGAAGTCTGTACTATCTTTTTAGCATTAAAGTCATAACCGGAGTTGAAGCTGACTGCCCACTTATTGGAAATCTTAACATTACCATTAATATTAAGCGCATTCAGACTAAACTTATACGGATAACGCATGCTCTCTCTGTTGATTGGTCTGGAGGTATCTTCTGTTATATTAAAACCTGTACTTAGATTTATAGACCAAGGCATTTTGAAAACCTGATAACCGTCATCATCTACAGCAGCTTTTTCCTTCTTCCGCTTGGTAGGCGTATTACTTGTTCCCGCATCATCAGTTTCGTCACTTTCACTGTCCGCATCAGTCTGTTCGTTTCCTTTTCCATCATCTTCACTCTTCTCTCCGGTAAAGAATGCTTTCCACTTCTTCCATGTATCGTTATTAAGCGTGTAACTGAAAGAGTTCCCATAGCCCTGGAAACGTCCAAAACGTCCGTAAGACCACTCTGTGCGGTCACTCGTTACAACCCTACCGTTTTTATCAAAGGCATAAGCATAAGTAGCAAAGACTGAACTCATACTGAAGGTATAGTTCTTACTCAATTTCAAACGCAAATTTAATGTCAGGTTACTCCATGGACGCACCTTAGCAGCCGTATTATAAGAAATACTCGCACCCAACTCATCAATCAGACTGACCTTGCGTATTGAGTCATTCTTATCCTTATATTTCATTTCCAAGTTATTGGATATCTGGAATGAAATATTTCCAGATCTTCCTTGTCCAGGCACTCCGAACATTTGTCCGGCATATGGAGAATAAGTGATCGTATCTTGTGTTCCATCAGCATTGGGTTTAATATAAGTATCATAGTAACCATAGCGGGAAGAACCAAAGTCAGGAGCTGCACTGATACTGACAGAAGGAGTTATGACATGTCGAATCTGTATTTCCTTTTTCTTCATAAACAAAGGTTTATACATACCATAAATCTTTGTATTAACACCCAGACTGGCACTATAGTTATATACTCGATGGAAACCATAAATAGTATCAGTTTCTACTTCCCGCCCACTGGTACCTATATTCGGATCCCAGTCTTTCATCACCTTACGTGTATACCAACGCTCCGTATAACTCACCGATGGAGTTACATTGAAGTACTTGAACAATGTAAACGTAGCACTGATAGGTATTTCATGTTTCATTCCGTTCTTCCAGTCCTTCACCAGATTGGATTTGAACAGAAGATCATCTTTCGTAGTAATACTGTTAGAAAGGCGGCCACTATAGCGGAGAGAAATCTTCTCATACCACTTCTCATTACCTACTGCATTTTTCCGTTTGAAAGGAAAAATAGTACTCAAAGTAATATTCAAATCCGGTAAAGTTACGGCAATCGAAGAATCCTTCATACTCTGCGCAATATTACCGGTAGCAGCAATAGAAAGTTTCTGATCGGGGAAGTTACGTGAGTAGCTGATACTGGATGTTTTGGTATTCTGCGTCATAGCCTGCGCATTGTACATATTACCGATATTAGTACGCTCGTAGCTACTGGACGAGAAGTTCACACTGGCCGAGAATGACGAATTCGGACTGGCCTTGGGATCCTGGCGATGTGACCAAACAACTTTGAAGTCTTTTGCTACTGCATAGTCATCCAGGCCTTTATCACCGGTTTTAGTCACCTGATAGCTGGCCTGAAACAGACCGGAGAATTTATAACGAACATTATAATTGGTCTCCGCATTCAAAGCCCAGGAGCCTTTAGTAAAGATATCACCGCGCAGTTTCAAATCCATCTTGTCGCTGATAGCGAAATAGTAACCGCCATCCGTCAAACCAAATCCACGGGTAGAGTCATCCATATAACTTGGCATGATGAAACCTGATGAATAACTACTGGAGAAAGGAAAGAAGAAAAACGGTACGGCAAGAGGTAGCGGGACATCCTCAATAACCAGATAAGCAGGCCCCGTCACTACATTTTTCTTGGGGCGTACTTTGGCATAGGTCATCTGCATGTAGAAGTGAGGATGATCGTGATTATCACAGGTAGTATAACGGCCGCTCTTCATGTACAGCTCATCGTTCATACCCTTCTTAGCATTATTACCGGTCACATATCCTTCACCTTGCTGACTGACTACATTACTAATCAAGCCCTTTTTACTCTTAAAATTATACCGAATCGTATTCGTCTCATAAGGTGTATCCCCATCTTTGAAGACTGGTCTCCCCTGTATGACTTTTAATGAGTCTTCCACACCATGGGCAAAAACCGTACTACTGTCCATATTCATAGTAATCACCTCGGCAGCCAACTCTATCTTCTGATAGTTCACCTTCCCATCTCCATATAAATTGGCAATACCATTCTGAGTGAACACAATAGAGTCAGTAGCTTCATAAATCACCGGAGCATCCAAAGGTTGCTTTTTCTTACCGGCAGGCTGCAATTGTATCGTATCGTTTTGCAGGGTATCCCCCTTCAATAAAGTGTCTCCTCTTTGTACACCTTCTATATTAAAGGTGTCTGTCCGCTCGGTTCCTGTGGGAACAGTTCTTCCACGCCGACGTTGCGAAAAAGCCTCGCCGGAGAGCAGGAGTAAGACAAGTAGTAGTATGAATGATATGAATGTATTTGCTTTCAATGGCGTAATCAACTTATAGTTTCCGCTTGAAGGGACAAAAGTACGTAAATTATACGGATAATCTCCCTTTTTAAAGAAATTTAGATTGCTACAAGAACTGTTCGCACCAGCGATCAAAACGTTTCAGACCTGCATTACCGAAATTTGAAAGACTTTTTCGGGCTTTCTCCACTGTTTTTTCCCGCTCCAGATGAGTCTTGGAATAAAACTTATCGGCAAAACAAACGACTTGCTCTTCCAGGCTAACCGGGAGCATATCCCGATGAGGTACTGGCAGGTTTTGCGAAATAATATCATCCAGAGATAGTCCTGCGCCCGTATGCCTTTCACATACCAACGCATGCCGGGGATATCCTTCCTGACGCATCAGATCTGCCCCTAAATAGCCATGACAGATATAGGGCTGATCGCCAAAACAGAAGATTCCCGGAGCATTAGTCAGAAAGATTCCGATATCATGCAGCATGCCGGCTTCATATAAAAAGTCTTTATCCAACTGAAGCTCCGGATGGTGATCAGCAATTGAAAGAGCCTTCTCGGCCACCAAACGACTATGCACCAACAAGATGTGTTTCCGTTCATTATCCTCCGGATAATATTTATCGATGATTGTAACGGGTGACATTTATTTCTTTTTAAACTTATACATATAAATCTCATCACGCAAATCGCAACTGCGCTTCTTCGTAAGGAAAATCTCTTCAAAGTCGTATGTATTTCCAAATTCTTCAAACAACAGTTCTTTTCCTCTCTCCGGCAAAACAACATATCCCTCACCGGACGGCAAATCCTTCTCAAAATGACGCATCTGATCATTCATATAGAAATTTGCACAATAGAAGCTCATGCCATCATATGAGTAGACCGTTCCCTGCGGCACATATTCCCTGATTTGGTTAACCAGGTGCTTGTCCGATTTAACTGCCAACACCGTAGGTTGATAGACCCCATCCAGAGAAACGAAAAGACAAAGCATACATCCGGCGATACTATATAATAAGGAGTAAGCGCCGGCCCGCTTCGCTACTCCCATCCATGTGCAGACGGCCGCTATCAAAGGAAGCACCACCAGACACCATTTAGGAATAGACAGAGAAACCGATTCCAAAGCATGCATAAAAGATACATTTTCAGCAGCATGACGACCGGTTCCAAAAAGACTATCCGGTATCAGCCCTAAACGTACCACTATGAAAGTAACCGTAAGTATCAAACACAGAGACGCAAATATATGTGCAGAGATTTTAAATACTTTTGCCCCACGCTGCACCAAAGCTAATAAATATTCAGCTATCAGCACTGCCATAAATGGATAGATGGGAAGCAGATAAACGCTACGTTTACTCTTGGGGATGCAATAGAATATGAAAATAAAGAGAATTACCACCCATGTGAACAATTGCAAGGGCGACTGTGAACGGAATTTTTTCCAGGCTTTCCCAATACGTTCGCCGAAAGATATCCCCTCAGGTAACACACGCATGTTTTTCCATTTCAGTCCAAAGAGAGATATCAGCAATACCAAAGTCCAGGGTATCCAGCCCCAGATAACAGTTAGGAAATTATACCATATCGGATTCTCATGTGATCCGTAGGACATCTTTCCCATGAAGCGACCGGTATTCTCTTCCAACATTAAATCGACAAAAGACTGTCCGCCTTGTGCATAAGCTGCGCCCGCCCAGGCTGCATAAGGAATCAAAGAAAGGATTCCTACAGGCAATAACAAGAAGAATGTCTTCCAGAAAGAACGTCCACGCAACAACTGGTAAATACCGATACAGACACATGGGAATATAGAACCTACCGGTCCTTTGGTCAATGTGGCACAGCCCATCAGTAAAACAGCCAGCCAGGGAATGCCGCGGCACTCCTTCTCATCCCAACGAAACAGTAAACACAATGAAATAACAATAAACGACACCTGCAACATATCTACACGGCAAGCTACCGCTGCCCGATGTACTTCAAAAGAAGACAGAAGAAGGATAGAAGCCAGAAAAGCTGTTTTTACACCCTTACGTTTTGCTATAAAAGAGAAGAACACCAACTGCATAGCCAGGAATGCAATAGCAGACGGCAGGCGGGATGAATACTCTGACACTCCTCCAAAAAGAGAAGAGATGGCAGCAATGGCCCAGTAGAGGAAAGGAGGCTTATAAGCTATATCGGTACCATAATTCACCGGAAGTATCCAGTTACCACTCTCTAACATAGAAAAGGCAACAATGGCCTCACGTGGTTCACCTTTAGAATAAAAAATGGTTTCCCCCAGAAAAGGGAGTATCACAAGCATACTGAGTAGCGCTATAAACCAGAACGCTTTCTTCCTATCATCTGACATATATTTCTGTTTTTAGTGATTTCTGTGCGCAAAAGTACGAATTATTCTGCAACAATCCCTAACTTTGCCTTCTCAATTCTATGAATATGAAGAGACAGAAAAAACTGCCGGAATTTATTCGTTTCATTATGGTAGGTGTCTTTGCCACCGCTCTGCACTATGGTTTATATTTTATATTCCAGCGATTCATCAATGTAAATATAGCCTACAGCATAGGCTACATACTCAGCTTTATTGCTAATTTTTATCTGACAGCCCTTTTTACCTTCGGAAAGAAGCCATCCTGGAAGAAAGCTTTTGGCTTCGGGGGAGCCCATCTGATCAACTATATCCTGCATATAAGTTTACTGAATCTGTTCCTTTGGTTAGGCTTTTCCAAACCCTTCGCCCCCATACCGGTATTTACCATCGCTATCCCGGTAAACTTCCTGCTAGTGAGATTTGTTTTCAAATACAAAGAAAGATAATTTGTTTTTCTCCCGATTTCTTACGAATATTGCAAAAAGAATAATTGATTATGGAAAAATCTCCAGTACTCGCTATCGTAGTACCTTGCTACAAAGAAGAAGCTGTATTACACGAAACACATAAAAGACTCAGTCTCCTATTGGATAAACTGATAGCAGAACGACACATTTCTCAGGATAGTTATATCTTATATGTAAATGATGGCAGTACAGATCAGACTTGGCCTATCATCAAGGATTTACACCAAAATACCCCCTATGCCTGTGGGCTGAATCTAGCCGGAAATGTGGGACACCAAAATGCACTCATGGCCGGACTGAATGCCGTCAAAGAACGATGTGATGTTGCCATTTCCATAGATGCCGACTTGCAAGATGATGTCAACGCCATTCCCGAAATGCTCGAACGCTACCGGGAGGGATGTGACATTGTTTATGGTGTACGCCGGGAACGTAAAACCGACACTTTCTTCAAACGTACCACTGCCCTCGCTTTCTACAAGTTGATGAAAATAATGGGAGTAAAGTCGGTTTATAACCATGCGGATTATCGCTTGATGAGTTGCCGTGCTATCCAACAACTTTGCCGTTTTCGCGAGCGCAATCTCTATCTGCGCGGACTGGTGCCTCTCATCGGTTACCAA encodes the following:
- a CDS encoding putative LPS assembly protein LptD, with amino-acid sequence MTPLKANTFISFILLLVLLLLSGEAFSQRRRGRTVPTGTERTDTFNIEGVQRGDTLLKGDTLQNDTIQLQPAGKKKQPLDAPVIYEATDSIVFTQNGIANLYGDGKVNYQKIELAAEVITMNMDSSTVFAHGVEDSLKVIQGRPVFKDGDTPYETNTIRYNFKSKKGLISNVVSQQGEGYVTGNNAKKGMNDELYMKSGRYTTCDNHDHPHFYMQMTYAKVRPKKNVVTGPAYLVIEDVPLPLAVPFFFFPFSSSYSSGFIMPSYMDDSTRGFGLTDGGYYFAISDKMDLKLRGDIFTKGSWALNAETNYNVRYKFSGLFQASYQVTKTGDKGLDDYAVAKDFKVVWSHRQDPKASPNSSFSASVNFSSSSYERTNIGNMYNAQAMTQNTKTSSISYSRNFPDQKLSIAATGNIAQSMKDSSIAVTLPDLNITLSTIFPFKRKNAVGNEKWYEKISLRYSGRLSNSITTKDDLLFKSNLVKDWKNGMKHEIPISATFTLFKYFNVTPSVSYTERWYTRKVMKDWDPNIGTSGREVETDTIYGFHRVYNYSASLGVNTKIYGMYKPLFMKKKEIQIRHVITPSVSISAAPDFGSSRYGYYDTYIKPNADGTQDTITYSPYAGQMFGVPGQGRSGNISFQISNNLEMKYKDKNDSIRKVSLIDELGASISYNTAAKVRPWSNLTLNLRLKLSKNYTFSMSSVFATYAYAFDKNGRVVTSDRTEWSYGRFGRFQGYGNSFSYTLNNDTWKKWKAFFTGEKSEDDGKGNEQTDADSESDETDDAGTSNTPTKRKKEKAAVDDDGYQVFKMPWSINLSTGFNITEDTSRPINRESMRYPYKFSLNALNINGNVKISNKWAVSFNSGYDFNAKKIVQTSFNITRDLHCFSMSASLSPFGTWKYYSFVIRANASILQDLKYDKKSQTQTNIKWY
- a CDS encoding HD domain-containing protein, encoding MSPVTIIDKYYPEDNERKHILLVHSRLVAEKALSIADHHPELQLDKDFLYEAGMLHDIGIFLTNAPGIFCFGDQPYICHGYLGADLMRQEGYPRHALVCERHTGAGLSLDDIISQNLPVPHRDMLPVSLEEQVVCFADKFYSKTHLEREKTVEKARKSLSNFGNAGLKRFDRWCEQFL
- a CDS encoding ArnT family glycosyltransferase; its protein translation is MSDDRKKAFWFIALLSMLVILPFLGETIFYSKGEPREAIVAFSMLESGNWILPVNYGTDIAYKPPFLYWAIAAISSLFGGVSEYSSRLPSAIAFLAMQLVFFSFIAKRKGVKTAFLASILLLSSFEVHRAAVACRVDMLQVSFIVISLCLLFRWDEKECRGIPWLAVLLMGCATLTKGPVGSIFPCVCIGIYQLLRGRSFWKTFFLLLPVGILSLIPYAAWAGAAYAQGGQSFVDLMLEENTGRFMGKMSYGSHENPIWYNFLTVIWGWIPWTLVLLISLFGLKWKNMRVLPEGISFGERIGKAWKKFRSQSPLQLFTWVVILFIFIFYCIPKSKRSVYLLPIYPFMAVLIAEYLLALVQRGAKVFKISAHIFASLCLILTVTFIVVRLGLIPDSLFGTGRHAAENVSFMHALESVSLSIPKWCLVVLPLIAAVCTWMGVAKRAGAYSLLYSIAGCMLCLFVSLDGVYQPTVLAVKSDKHLVNQIREYVPQGTVYSYDGMSFYCANFYMNDQMRHFEKDLPSGEGYVVLPERGKELLFEEFGNTYDFEEIFLTKKRSCDLRDEIYMYKFKKK
- a CDS encoding GtrA family protein — encoded protein: MKRQKKLPEFIRFIMVGVFATALHYGLYFIFQRFINVNIAYSIGYILSFIANFYLTALFTFGKKPSWKKAFGFGGAHLINYILHISLLNLFLWLGFSKPFAPIPVFTIAIPVNFLLVRFVFKYKER
- a CDS encoding glycosyltransferase family 2 protein, whose product is MEKSPVLAIVVPCYKEEAVLHETHKRLSLLLDKLIAERHISQDSYILYVNDGSTDQTWPIIKDLHQNTPYACGLNLAGNVGHQNALMAGLNAVKERCDVAISIDADLQDDVNAIPEMLERYREGCDIVYGVRRERKTDTFFKRTTALAFYKLMKIMGVKSVYNHADYRLMSCRAIQQLCRFRERNLYLRGLVPLIGYQTACVYYNRDKRFAGESKYPFKKMLNFAIDGITSFSVKPVRMVFWLGCIFILIAVCVTIWTLRAYYFHDTVPGWSSLMISLWLVGGTILVSLGIVGEYIGKIYIEVKDRPRYNEEELLLR